The following proteins come from a genomic window of Leptospira andrefontaineae:
- the creD gene encoding cell envelope integrity protein CreD, which translates to MSKLKTSIGVRVFILGGMLFGFVIPLFMMGSLVSERQDRSREAVQEMNSKWGASQVIAGPFLVIPYKLEKTKKNVQDEEEVDSESGEIFILPENLTVDSDLKAEKRKRSIYETVLFSGDFKMEGNFKSPSLTDFPARTKTILWSQTRVILSVSDPKGIGKDVKFNVAGNDTSLQPGSSSYFFPAGLHAKLNPKEGNGNISFSLKIPLKGSDSIYVAPVGKSSSIKMYSDWKDPSFEGSILPSERSVSEKGFKAAWESSYFSRNYPQVIQDMTGSYTESIINSAYGVRFIIPADHYLKSERSLKYAFLFLMASFALFFLLEIFGGKILHPLQYLMIGAAMLVFYVLNLSLSEHIGFNLAYICASVSVSGLISYYATSVLKDKKRGYLAGGYFTILYIFLYVILASEENALLLGSLAVFFALAGLMHLTRNVDWYSFGAKEEQMPA; encoded by the coding sequence ATGAGTAAATTAAAAACCTCTATTGGTGTTAGGGTATTTATTCTAGGTGGAATGTTATTCGGATTCGTAATTCCTCTGTTTATGATGGGATCTCTTGTCAGCGAAAGGCAGGACAGATCTAGAGAAGCCGTACAGGAAATGAATTCTAAATGGGGTGCAAGTCAGGTAATTGCAGGACCATTTTTGGTAATCCCGTATAAATTAGAGAAAACAAAGAAGAATGTCCAAGATGAGGAAGAGGTGGATAGCGAAAGCGGAGAAATTTTTATTCTACCTGAAAATCTAACCGTTGATTCCGACTTAAAAGCGGAAAAAAGGAAAAGATCCATTTATGAAACCGTATTATTTTCCGGAGATTTTAAAATGGAAGGTAATTTTAAATCTCCCTCTCTTACGGATTTTCCTGCCCGAACTAAAACTATTTTGTGGTCTCAAACGAGAGTGATTCTATCCGTTTCCGACCCGAAAGGAATCGGAAAAGATGTAAAATTCAACGTGGCTGGAAATGATACATCTTTGCAGCCAGGATCTTCTTCTTATTTTTTCCCAGCAGGACTTCACGCCAAATTAAATCCTAAGGAAGGTAATGGTAATATTTCCTTCTCATTGAAGATCCCCCTAAAAGGATCTGATTCTATTTATGTGGCTCCCGTGGGAAAGAGTAGTTCCATTAAAATGTATTCTGATTGGAAAGATCCTTCCTTTGAGGGTTCGATCCTTCCAAGTGAAAGATCCGTATCTGAAAAAGGATTTAAAGCGGCCTGGGAATCTTCTTACTTTTCAAGAAATTATCCGCAGGTAATCCAGGATATGACAGGCTCCTATACTGAATCTATTATAAATTCAGCATATGGAGTTCGTTTTATAATCCCCGCTGATCATTATTTAAAATCGGAAAGATCCTTAAAATATGCGTTCTTGTTCTTGATGGCAAGTTTTGCATTATTTTTCCTTTTGGAGATTTTCGGAGGAAAAATTTTGCATCCTCTTCAATATTTAATGATCGGCGCTGCGATGTTGGTATTCTATGTTTTAAATCTTTCTCTTTCTGAACATATAGGATTCAATTTAGCTTATATCTGTGCATCTGTTTCTGTATCCGGATTAATATCTTATTATGCGACATCCGTGTTAAAAGATAAAAAGAGGGGATATCTGGCTGGGGGATATTTTACTATTCTTTATATCTTCTTATATGTGATCCTTGCATCGGAAGAGAATGCGTTACTTTTAGGTTCTTTAGCCGTATTCTTCGCTTTAGCAGGACTTATGCATCTCACTCGAAATGTGGATTGGTATTCTTTCGGAGCGAAAGAGGAGCAGATGCCGGCTTAG
- a CDS encoding DUF1361 domain-containing protein: MKFISKIPFIQQLFVFSLSCFVSVFLVAMRILVSRERSFSFLVWNLFLAIVPLVISYFIYTYYEYRNRRVGILFFILLVVWLIFFPNAPYIVTDFVHLKVRNSIPIWFDILMIFSFSWCGLFSGFISLRIIQLVLSDKINHWLGWVFVVCISPLTVLGICIGRFYRWNSWDLVGNPQSLFSDSWEFLRIVFNNWKLLLSLGFLSAGMFLAYLLALSMGEMKIRPVLSNLKRSR; encoded by the coding sequence ATGAAATTTATCAGTAAAATTCCTTTTATCCAACAATTGTTTGTATTTTCGTTAAGTTGTTTTGTTAGCGTATTTTTAGTCGCAATGCGCATCTTAGTTTCCAGAGAGAGGAGTTTCTCTTTTTTAGTCTGGAATTTGTTTTTAGCCATAGTTCCTTTAGTCATCTCATATTTTATCTATACATATTATGAATATAGAAATCGTAGAGTAGGCATATTATTTTTTATTTTATTAGTAGTTTGGTTAATATTCTTTCCTAATGCTCCTTATATTGTTACAGATTTCGTACATTTAAAAGTCAGGAATTCTATTCCGATCTGGTTTGATATATTGATGATCTTTTCTTTTTCCTGGTGTGGATTGTTTTCAGGCTTTATCTCTTTGAGAATTATCCAATTAGTCTTAAGCGATAAGATCAATCATTGGTTAGGCTGGGTATTTGTAGTTTGTATTTCTCCACTGACAGTTTTAGGAATTTGTATTGGTAGGTTTTATCGTTGGAATTCCTGGGATTTAGTTGGAAATCCTCAATCTCTCTTTTCCGATTCTTGGGAATTTCTACGGATAGTATTCAATAATTGGAAATTACTCTTATCGCTCGGATTTCTATCTGCGGGGATGTTTCTTGCGTATCTTTTAGCTTTATCGATGGGTGAAATGAAGATCCGCCCAGTTCTTTCAAATCTGAAAAGATCGCGCTAA
- a CDS encoding flagellin — MIINHNLAAINSHRVLKFQNNEVAKNMEALSSGMRINRAGDDASGLAVSEKMRTQVKGLRQAERNTEDGMSLIQTTEGYLQETNDIIQRVRVLAIQSSNGIYGAEDRQMIQVEVSQLIDEIDRISSQAEFNKMALLQGDFARGSRTASMWFHIGPNQHQRERVYIATMTAKALNLIKSDGTLLTLSTAELSNEAIGFLDDALMKINKQRANLGAYYNRLEHASKGLMVAYENIQASESRIRDADMAEETVAFTKNQILVQSGTAMLAQANVRPQSVLQLLR; from the coding sequence ATGATCATTAACCATAACTTAGCCGCGATTAACTCCCACCGCGTTCTGAAGTTCCAGAACAACGAAGTGGCGAAAAACATGGAGGCACTATCTTCCGGTATGCGTATCAACCGCGCCGGTGATGATGCATCCGGTCTAGCCGTTTCCGAGAAAATGAGAACTCAGGTGAAAGGACTTCGCCAAGCGGAGAGAAACACTGAGGACGGCATGTCCCTGATCCAAACAACTGAAGGATATCTGCAGGAAACTAATGATATCATCCAGAGGGTCCGTGTACTTGCTATCCAATCTTCCAACGGAATCTACGGTGCAGAAGACCGTCAGATGATCCAAGTAGAAGTTTCTCAGCTTATAGACGAAATTGATCGCATTTCCTCCCAAGCTGAGTTCAACAAGATGGCATTGCTCCAAGGCGATTTCGCTCGCGGATCAAGAACCGCTTCTATGTGGTTCCACATCGGACCGAACCAGCACCAGAGGGAACGTGTCTATATCGCAACTATGACCGCTAAGGCTCTGAATTTGATCAAGTCTGACGGAACACTTTTGACTCTTTCTACCGCTGAACTTTCAAACGAAGCAATCGGCTTTCTTGACGATGCTTTAATGAAAATCAACAAACAAAGAGCAAATCTTGGAGCTTACTATAACCGTTTAGAGCATGCATCTAAAGGCCTAATGGTAGCTTACGAGAACATCCAAGCTTCAGAGTCGAGAATCAGGGACGCGGATATGGCAGAGGAAACTGTTGCATTCACTAAGAACCAAATTTTGGTTCAATCAGGAACTGCAATGTTAGCACAAGCTAACGTAAGACCTCAGTCTGTCCTCCAGTTACTTAGGTAA
- a CDS encoding flagellin, translating into MIINHNLSAVNSHRSLKFNELAVDKTMKALSSGMRINSAGDDASGLAVSEKLRTQINGLRQAERNTEDGMSFIQTAEGFLQQSSDIIQRIRVLAIQTSNGIYSPEDRQLVQVEVSALVDEVDRIASQAEFNRFKLFEGDFARGSKRASMWFHMGPNQNQRERFFIGTMTSRALKLTKADGRPIAVSSPGEANEVIGLADAALGKIMKQRADMGAYFNRLEHSAKGLMAAYENMQASESRIRDADMAEEMVALTTKQILVQSGTAMLVQANLKPNSVLKLLQM; encoded by the coding sequence ATGATTATCAATCACAACCTGAGTGCGGTGAATTCTCACCGCTCTCTGAAGTTCAACGAGCTAGCTGTGGATAAAACCATGAAAGCTTTGTCGTCCGGCATGCGGATCAATTCTGCCGGTGATGATGCTTCGGGTTTGGCTGTCTCCGAAAAACTCAGAACGCAGATCAACGGGCTGAGACAAGCGGAGAGAAATACGGAAGACGGGATGAGTTTCATCCAGACTGCAGAAGGATTCCTTCAACAGTCTTCGGATATCATCCAAAGGATCCGGGTTTTGGCCATCCAAACCTCGAATGGGATTTACAGCCCCGAAGACAGACAATTGGTTCAGGTGGAAGTTTCCGCCCTTGTCGACGAAGTGGATCGTATTGCTTCTCAAGCTGAGTTCAATAGATTCAAATTGTTCGAAGGAGACTTCGCTAGAGGTTCCAAAAGAGCTTCTATGTGGTTCCATATGGGACCGAACCAGAACCAAAGGGAAAGGTTCTTCATAGGAACTATGACTTCCCGAGCTTTAAAGCTTACCAAGGCAGACGGTAGACCGATTGCGGTTTCTTCTCCTGGGGAGGCGAATGAAGTGATCGGCTTAGCCGACGCTGCACTCGGAAAGATCATGAAGCAGAGGGCGGATATGGGAGCTTATTTTAATAGGCTGGAACATTCCGCAAAAGGTCTCATGGCAGCATATGAAAATATGCAAGCTTCTGAGTCCAGAATTCGTGACGCTGATATGGCGGAGGAGATGGTTGCTCTAACTACAAAACAAATACTCGTGCAGAGTGGTACGGCGATGTTAGTGCAAGCAAACCTAAAACCGAATTCGGTCCTCAAACTTCTACAAATGTAG
- a CDS encoding acyltransferase family protein, whose translation MHQTQSTNYRADIDGLRAIAVSAVVIFHGFPELLKGGFIGVDVFFVISGYLISKIIFLGIDNSRFSFIDFYNRRIRRIFPALCALILCVLIVGYVLLFSDEYQNLGRQAVAGVLFYSNFAYLKDVTDYFNPLAEQKPLLHLWSLAIEEQFYIFWPLIIFNLSKFLSKANLLKSLLILFSLSFLWSIQVHLHDPIYAFYLPTTRAWELIAGAILAWLHLYKTDWYEQFTNNTSIKNFISNFQSLIGIFLILLGTLFIPKSNQFPGFLALIPVAGAFLIISAGEGAWFNKKILSNKIAVAIGTISYPLYLWHWPLLSFSNILESGKPELWIRISAVLLSIIFSIATYLFLEKQIRFRPGKSVTVFLITFLIGLGVIGQSIHSNKGWKFRGVSPPEEIPIEYLNWQSTQGDCVNEFKKSLGSGITYCSRNSSGPVPTVALIGDSHSFHFFYGLSEYFKLHTGENLLNLGIIGCPMLLGVPKSYVGDCSNTKEILDYISKNPSIKKVLLSGRGPIYLTGKGFGEIESHIDFKLIFTPDPNITDRRIIYKTAFLNAVKMLIDAGKEVIIISDTPELGFHAKSCENTRPYKISRSKNKKLCAVPRYDFQERSAEYHKIINEIKDNFPKGKVKIWESWRNLCDDNWCWAYKDGQVLFKDTNHLNEKGSYWIGKYYDPK comes from the coding sequence ATGCACCAAACCCAATCAACTAACTATCGGGCCGATATCGACGGGCTGAGGGCAATTGCAGTTTCAGCAGTTGTCATTTTTCACGGTTTTCCGGAACTATTAAAAGGTGGATTCATCGGAGTAGATGTTTTCTTCGTTATATCCGGATACTTGATTTCGAAGATTATATTTTTAGGTATTGATAACTCAAGATTTAGTTTCATAGATTTTTATAATCGCAGAATACGCAGAATATTTCCCGCTTTATGCGCTTTAATCCTTTGTGTTCTAATAGTCGGATATGTTTTGTTGTTTTCTGACGAATACCAGAATCTAGGAAGACAAGCAGTTGCAGGTGTCCTATTTTATTCCAATTTTGCATATCTAAAGGATGTGACAGATTACTTTAATCCACTGGCAGAACAAAAGCCACTCTTACATTTGTGGTCGTTAGCTATCGAAGAGCAGTTCTATATTTTTTGGCCTTTAATTATCTTCAATTTATCAAAGTTTTTATCAAAGGCTAATCTATTAAAATCATTATTGATTCTTTTCTCATTATCCTTCCTTTGGAGTATTCAAGTTCATTTACATGATCCAATTTACGCATTTTATCTTCCAACTACAAGAGCTTGGGAACTTATAGCCGGTGCCATTCTAGCCTGGTTACATCTCTACAAAACAGATTGGTATGAACAGTTTACAAATAACACTTCAATTAAAAATTTCATTTCCAATTTTCAATCTTTAATAGGCATTTTTTTAATTTTACTTGGAACTTTATTTATCCCTAAAAGTAACCAATTTCCTGGTTTTCTCGCCTTAATACCGGTTGCCGGAGCTTTTCTTATTATTTCAGCAGGAGAAGGAGCTTGGTTCAATAAGAAAATCCTTTCGAATAAAATAGCTGTCGCAATTGGAACGATTAGTTATCCATTATACCTTTGGCATTGGCCTCTTTTGTCTTTTTCTAATATATTAGAATCAGGAAAGCCAGAGCTTTGGATTAGAATTTCCGCAGTTCTGCTTTCGATTATTTTTTCTATCGCCACTTACCTTTTCCTAGAAAAACAAATAAGATTCCGACCGGGAAAATCTGTCACGGTCTTCCTAATTACGTTTTTAATCGGACTTGGTGTAATCGGTCAGAGTATTCACTCTAATAAAGGGTGGAAATTTCGTGGAGTTTCTCCTCCTGAAGAAATTCCTATAGAATATCTAAATTGGCAATCTACGCAAGGCGATTGTGTTAATGAATTCAAAAAGTCTCTCGGTTCGGGAATTACATATTGTAGTAGAAATTCTTCAGGTCCAGTCCCTACCGTCGCGTTGATCGGTGATAGTCACTCATTTCATTTTTTCTATGGCCTTTCGGAATATTTTAAACTTCATACCGGAGAAAACCTTTTAAACCTTGGAATTATCGGATGCCCGATGCTTCTAGGAGTTCCGAAGAGTTATGTTGGTGATTGCAGCAATACTAAAGAGATCTTGGACTATATAAGCAAAAATCCTTCCATTAAAAAAGTTTTATTAAGCGGCAGAGGACCGATCTATTTAACCGGAAAAGGTTTTGGGGAAATAGAATCACATATTGACTTTAAACTTATCTTTACTCCAGACCCAAATATTACCGATCGAAGGATCATTTACAAGACCGCTTTCTTAAATGCAGTAAAAATGCTAATCGATGCCGGGAAGGAAGTAATAATCATTTCCGATACTCCTGAATTAGGTTTTCATGCGAAGTCATGCGAAAATACGAGGCCGTATAAAATTTCAAGAAGCAAAAATAAAAAATTATGCGCTGTCCCTCGATATGATTTTCAAGAAAGAAGTGCAGAATATCATAAAATTATTAATGAAATCAAAGATAATTTTCCGAAAGGAAAAGTGAAAATCTGGGAATCTTGGAGAAATCTTTGTGATGACAATTGGTGTTGGGCATATAAAGACGGCCAAGTTCTTTTTAAAGATACAAATCACTTAAATGAAAAAGGATCTTACTGGATAGGAAAGTATTACGATCCAAAATAA
- a CDS encoding ArsR/SmtB family transcription factor, giving the protein MQALDAIADPTRRKILELLFEGEMGAGEIAGHFDISAAAISQHLKVLKECNLIQVRVDGQRRIHSLDYKGWKEIQDWIDRAKTFWEGRLDLLEKELKANKMRKGRR; this is encoded by the coding sequence ATGCAGGCTTTAGATGCGATTGCGGATCCAACCAGACGCAAAATTTTAGAACTACTATTCGAAGGTGAAATGGGAGCAGGAGAAATCGCAGGACATTTTGATATAAGTGCCGCTGCTATCTCCCAACATCTTAAGGTTTTGAAAGAATGTAATCTGATCCAAGTAAGAGTGGATGGGCAAAGAAGGATCCACTCTTTGGACTATAAAGGTTGGAAAGAGATCCAAGACTGGATTGATAGAGCAAAAACTTTCTGGGAAGGAAGACTGGATCTTCTGGAAAAGGAATTGAAAGCCAATAAAATGAGAAAGGGGAGAAGGTAG
- a CDS encoding SRPBCC family protein translates to MKDLSVNKTYGTFTSEAEVRFQRLLPGPIETVWEYLTDSEKRGTWLASGPMELKVGGKVELNFLHSSLSDEKTYPDRFKAMENGISGVETITAIDAPRFLSFTWHPDSEVSFELEEKGENVLLSIRHYKLTDEFGKLMVSSGWHTHLDILVSKLYKESVPKFWKTFTQHEAYYGEKLKSGR, encoded by the coding sequence ATGAAAGATCTATCTGTAAACAAAACGTATGGGACCTTTACTTCGGAGGCGGAAGTTCGTTTCCAAAGATTATTACCCGGACCAATCGAAACTGTTTGGGAATATCTAACTGATTCTGAAAAGCGTGGCACCTGGCTTGCTTCAGGACCTATGGAGTTAAAGGTTGGAGGAAAAGTAGAATTAAACTTTTTACATTCTTCTCTTTCTGATGAAAAAACTTATCCGGACAGATTTAAGGCAATGGAAAACGGTATTAGTGGAGTAGAAACGATCACTGCAATCGATGCACCTCGTTTTTTGAGTTTTACTTGGCATCCTGATTCCGAAGTTAGTTTCGAATTAGAGGAGAAAGGAGAAAACGTTCTTCTCAGTATTCGACATTATAAACTGACTGATGAGTTTGGCAAACTTATGGTTTCTTCCGGCTGGCATACTCATTTAGATATCCTAGTTTCAAAATTGTATAAGGAATCCGTTCCTAAATTCTGGAAAACATTTACCCAACATGAAGCTTATTATGGTGAAAAACTGAAAAGTGGTCGCTAA
- a CDS encoding lipoprotein LipL46, protein MAKLPILRITALTLILGFAFACATGDGSRRKKKEEFTREGNTITVIGEAPIYNGDIANAKQRAIKDAKVNAVRKVVGEEISNKSQASDGESLGSSLLSKTDAFVKSYDIVAEDQGKIDTQPILKLTVRCTIEESKLSTAVEGLLADVGNPRIVVLVPSKVGGAPVAPLSNGNIAEAEIIKGLKKAGNKIVDPGTASKTVKPSGLNADAVNSLDAGAAILIQAQSSGAEVLVVGSVETEDQAPVTAIGGKQLDRPLFNTAATGPYKVILLWGDGKVVASGNGDARGADITQKVSREKALAGWAEDVTKKVNKQLKEEWFNLTENNTIILKFTGLDADESTKFKDDLAELTAAKDINVRTSNVSGSEWEVTYPGKDALFMDELVYKKDRGFTFLATKKMNVKSAARGVVTLEFTPNK, encoded by the coding sequence ATGGCAAAGCTGCCCATCCTGCGGATTACCGCTCTCACACTGATTTTAGGTTTCGCTTTTGCATGCGCAACGGGTGACGGATCCCGACGCAAGAAAAAAGAAGAATTCACTAGAGAAGGAAATACGATCACCGTGATCGGAGAAGCTCCGATTTACAACGGAGATATAGCGAACGCAAAACAAAGAGCGATCAAAGACGCAAAAGTTAATGCGGTACGTAAAGTAGTTGGTGAAGAAATTTCCAACAAAAGCCAAGCTTCCGATGGAGAAAGTTTAGGCTCTAGTCTACTTTCCAAAACGGATGCATTCGTAAAATCATACGATATCGTTGCGGAAGACCAAGGTAAGATAGATACCCAACCAATCTTAAAACTTACTGTTCGTTGTACTATCGAAGAATCTAAACTTTCCACTGCTGTAGAAGGTTTACTTGCTGACGTAGGAAATCCAAGAATCGTAGTTTTAGTTCCTTCTAAAGTTGGAGGAGCTCCAGTTGCTCCTTTAAGCAATGGTAATATTGCAGAAGCTGAGATCATCAAAGGACTTAAAAAAGCAGGAAACAAGATCGTAGATCCAGGAACTGCTTCTAAAACAGTTAAACCTTCCGGTTTGAATGCTGATGCGGTAAACTCTTTGGATGCCGGAGCTGCGATCTTAATCCAAGCTCAATCTTCCGGAGCGGAAGTTCTGGTAGTTGGTTCGGTAGAAACGGAAGACCAAGCACCTGTAACAGCAATCGGTGGAAAACAATTGGATAGACCTTTATTCAATACTGCAGCAACTGGCCCTTATAAAGTGATCCTACTTTGGGGAGACGGTAAAGTTGTGGCTTCTGGGAACGGAGACGCTCGCGGAGCAGATATCACTCAAAAAGTTTCCAGAGAGAAAGCACTTGCTGGTTGGGCAGAAGACGTAACCAAAAAAGTAAACAAACAACTGAAAGAAGAATGGTTCAATCTCACCGAGAACAATACGATCATTCTTAAGTTTACTGGTTTGGATGCTGATGAGTCCACTAAGTTCAAAGATGATCTGGCAGAATTAACTGCTGCAAAAGACATCAATGTTAGAACTAGCAATGTAAGCGGTTCCGAGTGGGAAGTTACCTACCCTGGAAAAGACGCACTCTTTATGGACGAATTAGTCTATAAAAAAGACAGAGGATTTACTTTCTTAGCTACTAAGAAAATGAATGTTAAGTCTGCTGCAAGAGGTGTGGTTACTTTGGAGTTTACTCCGAATAAATAA
- a CDS encoding exo-beta-N-acetylmuramidase NamZ family protein, translated as MRFKERNKKILTLLIFFLTISSGSCVEASSRSHISKSKIIPAEVSFYEQVLPSLAGKSVVLVTNPSGIGRHPEKILKEFKDKKVKIKHLIGLEHGFLGLEEDFSKSPVTMDETFQLPIYHIYKVKNSEIPAILKGADAVVFDVVDMGMRCYTYLSVLKRLMDNLPDPNTKFILLDHPNPALYLGARGEGIQKKFLNFAGEFPSLFFTGMTLGEAAAFYNGEYLGGKVKLDIISPENLKRGFDWEREGIPWSTPSPNLPMLDSAKNYLGLVLLEGVNVSVGRGTQAPFVYFGAPWMNEPEEIISELNEDSKGDYYYQSVFFKPVFGPFKGEICRGLRLTVVNRKYDPIRMAYNLTTIMKKKYKDFKWRQYADGSHNIDFLWGTEKFRESVDAGLTYEQFRASYADSESSTNKLIQKYLIY; from the coding sequence ATGCGGTTCAAAGAAAGAAACAAAAAAATCCTAACTTTACTCATTTTTTTTCTGACAATTTCCTCAGGCTCCTGTGTAGAAGCGTCATCCAGAAGTCATATTTCTAAATCTAAAATTATTCCAGCCGAAGTTTCCTTTTACGAGCAAGTGCTTCCAAGTCTTGCCGGCAAATCCGTTGTGCTCGTTACAAATCCTTCCGGCATAGGAAGACATCCTGAGAAGATCTTAAAAGAATTTAAGGATAAAAAAGTTAAGATCAAACATTTGATCGGACTTGAACATGGATTTTTAGGATTGGAAGAAGACTTCAGCAAGTCTCCAGTCACAATGGATGAAACTTTTCAGCTTCCTATCTATCATATTTATAAGGTTAAAAACTCGGAGATCCCTGCAATCTTGAAAGGTGCGGATGCGGTAGTGTTCGACGTAGTCGATATGGGAATGCGTTGTTATACATACTTAAGCGTTCTTAAACGTTTGATGGATAATTTGCCGGATCCAAACACTAAATTTATTCTTTTGGATCATCCAAACCCTGCGTTATATTTAGGTGCAAGGGGAGAAGGTATACAGAAGAAGTTCTTAAACTTTGCTGGAGAATTTCCTTCTCTATTTTTCACAGGTATGACTCTGGGCGAAGCTGCCGCGTTCTATAACGGAGAATATTTGGGCGGAAAAGTGAAACTGGATATTATTTCGCCCGAAAATCTAAAAAGAGGATTTGATTGGGAGAGAGAAGGGATCCCTTGGTCGACACCTTCTCCGAATCTTCCTATGTTGGATTCCGCAAAAAATTATCTAGGTTTAGTATTATTAGAAGGAGTGAATGTTTCTGTCGGAAGAGGAACTCAGGCTCCATTCGTATATTTTGGCGCACCTTGGATGAATGAACCTGAAGAGATTATCTCTGAATTGAACGAAGACAGCAAAGGTGATTATTATTACCAAAGTGTATTTTTTAAACCGGTTTTCGGGCCATTTAAAGGAGAGATCTGTAGAGGTCTTCGTTTAACAGTTGTAAATCGTAAATACGATCCGATTAGAATGGCATATAACCTAACTACCATTATGAAGAAGAAATATAAAGATTTCAAATGGAGACAATATGCGGACGGATCTCATAATATTGACTTCCTTTGGGGGACCGAAAAATTCAGAGAGTCTGTGGATGCAGGCCTTACATACGAACAATTTAGGGCTTCTTATGCAGATTCTGAATCTTCTACGAATAAGCTGATCCAGAAATATCTGATCTACTAA
- a CDS encoding LIC_11883 family protein, with product MRNRFVVIILFCLSFSLFAENENGEWKEYGLKEVLGRLKFYAFAKIAQSVRTGASFDQELYVKETSCARDFPILEGNFQCALLKVSTFEEKVAENLGPTTPSAASVANGLTPSKTIPPIPIKAKWYEGRTLAGKGVLSIPGKEGQSDLKLFYHTDGRLSHYSYEDKIVVFDWKGQELSTILTVKVDPKLRPLGGKEYFFP from the coding sequence ATGAGAAATAGATTTGTAGTTATAATATTGTTTTGTCTTTCCTTCTCCCTTTTCGCAGAAAATGAAAATGGAGAGTGGAAAGAATACGGTTTAAAGGAAGTTTTAGGCCGATTGAAATTTTATGCTTTCGCTAAGATTGCTCAAAGTGTTCGGACAGGTGCTTCCTTCGACCAAGAATTGTATGTAAAAGAAACTTCTTGTGCTCGGGATTTTCCTATATTAGAAGGAAATTTCCAATGTGCATTATTAAAAGTTTCTACTTTTGAAGAGAAGGTGGCGGAAAACTTAGGGCCTACAACTCCAAGTGCTGCATCCGTTGCTAACGGTTTGACTCCTAGTAAAACGATACCTCCGATCCCAATAAAAGCAAAATGGTATGAGGGAAGAACTCTCGCAGGTAAAGGAGTACTTTCTATTCCGGGGAAAGAAGGCCAGAGTGATTTGAAATTATTCTATCATACGGATGGAAGATTAAGTCATTATTCTTATGAAGATAAAATAGTTGTTTTTGACTGGAAAGGCCAGGAGTTAAGCACTATTCTAACTGTAAAAGTGGATCCAAAATTGCGACCACTTGGCGGTAAGGAATATTTTTTTCCATGA
- a CDS encoding DUF2797 domain-containing protein, giving the protein MKELSSGFLRMMDHEGIDPVEYIWVVASYPSSESGKQEAQLVPANFKIGSLVGKKVKLEFTGKIRCVNCGKVTSKSFNQGSCFNCFQTLAENDLCILRPETCHFHLGTCREPEWGEGYCFQKHTVYLANTSGLKVGITREKPVSNRWVDQGAQEAIPLLEVTSRRDAGLIEKQFTTVIDDKTKWQKMVTEDSVPFDLISKKKELLEVLDSWDLGVPYTESNEQNITKLSYPISEYPKKSKSFSPDKEKEIDSKLLGIKGQYLLFEDVVINIRAYGGYEIRLYSE; this is encoded by the coding sequence ATGAAAGAACTCTCTTCCGGTTTTTTAAGAATGATGGACCACGAAGGAATCGACCCGGTAGAATATATATGGGTAGTAGCTTCTTATCCTTCTTCCGAATCCGGAAAACAAGAGGCACAACTAGTTCCTGCAAATTTTAAGATTGGAAGTCTCGTTGGCAAAAAAGTAAAACTGGAATTTACCGGAAAGATCCGTTGCGTGAACTGTGGAAAAGTCACGAGCAAAAGTTTCAACCAAGGAAGTTGTTTTAACTGCTTCCAAACATTAGCGGAGAATGATCTATGTATCCTTCGTCCGGAAACCTGCCATTTTCATTTAGGAACTTGTAGGGAACCAGAATGGGGAGAAGGTTACTGCTTCCAAAAACACACAGTATATCTTGCAAACACTAGCGGATTAAAAGTGGGAATCACAAGGGAAAAACCGGTTTCCAATCGTTGGGTGGACCAGGGAGCACAAGAAGCAATCCCACTTTTAGAAGTTACTTCCAGAAGAGATGCAGGTCTCATCGAAAAACAATTTACCACCGTTATAGATGATAAAACTAAATGGCAGAAGATGGTAACGGAAGATTCAGTTCCATTCGATCTAATCTCCAAAAAGAAAGAACTTCTTGAAGTTCTGGATTCTTGGGATTTAGGAGTTCCTTACACTGAATCCAATGAGCAGAATATTACAAAATTAAGTTATCCTATTTCGGAATATCCTAAAAAATCTAAATCTTTCTCCCCAGATAAGGAGAAGGAAATAGATTCTAAATTACTCGGTATCAAAGGACAGTATCTTTTGTTCGAGGATGTTGTTATTAATATCCGCGCCTATGGCGGATACGAAATACGTTTGTATTCGGAGTGA